In Solanum pennellii chromosome 7, SPENNV200, the following are encoded in one genomic region:
- the LOC107024052 gene encoding glutamate receptor 3.7 isoform X1 yields MRMRILWGVLPLFVFIWVLQNKHGNCEKPDVVNVGAVFAFDSVMGRAVKKAMELAVSDINGDPSILNGTSLNLIMEDSECSVFKGSIGALQVTEKQVVAIIGPQSSAIAHMISFISNGLHVPLISYAATDPTLSSLQFPFFLRTTQSDQSQMEAVADIVYFYEWKEVIAIFLDDDYGRNGIAALNDALTNKMLKISYKLPLPINYDITDIMYVLNQSKSLGPRVFVVHINPDSQLRFFNAVHKLKMNGSNYVWLMTDWFSTTLDSFYPKNRSVLSTLEGVVSLRPYIPQSAQKRAFLARWRKLLQNELVHSGLTAYGLYAYDTVWVVARSIDNLLQQGGNISFSLSNMLNGTTSDKLQLGKLKEFDGGGLLMNILSLTNFTGLTGKIHFSQDRNLIGSGYEVINIVKQEIHTVGYWSNFSGLSVLPPKPLQNKETAVTKLNQNLKSVSWPGGKSETPRGWVIGNDERPLRIGFPRRASFTEFVTLNASHNVQGYCIDLFYEARKLVPYDIPFTFLPFGSGLANPDYDAFVNMVATDVFDAAVGDIAIVTNRTRMVDFTQPYVSTGLVIVAPIDTSESSAWVFLKPFTLEMWGVTALSFLIIAVVIWILEHRVNEDFRGPPKRQITTMFLFSFSTLFKTNQENTVSTLGRMVMVVWLFLLLVITSSYTASLTSILTVQQLSSPITGIDSLIASNSLIGYQVGSFAYSYLKDILNIAPSRLKSLRSPEEFEAALRQGSGNGGVMAIVDELPYMELFLQNRTDFGIIGRPFTKSGWGFAFKKDSPLANDMSTAILKLAESGKLQEIHEKWFCQLGCPTDRRKDSVPDQLQLSSFWALYLLSGAVTVLALLIFLLKSIRQYIRYKRNHTDLSSPSNTRCSHVIYSFFDFIDEKEEAIKRIFAQQDNAQPQTNGS; encoded by the exons ATGAGGATGAGGATTCTTTGGGGAGTGTTGCCACTGTTTGTTTTCATTTGGGTGTTGCAGAATAAACATGGGAACTGTGAAAAACCTGATGTTGTGAATGTTGGTGCAGTTTTTGCTTTTGATTCAGTCATGGGTAGGGCAGTTAAGAAAGCTATGGAGTTAGCAGTTTCTGATATCAATGGGGATCCTAGCATACTGAATGGGACTAGTCTTAATTTGATTATGGAGGATTCTGAATGCAGTGTGTTTAAGGGGTCTATTGGAG CTTTACAGGTAACTGAGAAGCAAGTGGTAGCAATAATTGGTCCACAGTCTTCTGCAATAGCTCATATgatttctttcatttcaaatggTCTTCATGTTCCTCTTATCTCGTATGCTGCCACTGATCCAACACTGTCTTCCCTCCAGTTTCCATTTTTCCTTCGAACAACACAGAGTGATCAATCCCAAATGGAAGCAGTTGCTGACATTGTCTACTTTTATGAATGGAAAGAAGTCATTGCTATATTTCTGGATGACGACTATGGGAGAAATGGCATAGCTGCTTTAAATGATGCACTTACTAATAAAATGTTAAAGATCTCATATAAGCTTCCGTTACCTATCAATTATGACATCACTGACATTATGTATGTGCTAAATCAATCGAAATCATTAGGACCTCGTGTTTTTGTTGTGCATATCAATCCTGACTCCCAGTTAAGATTCTTCAACGCGGTCCATAAGCTGAAAATGAATGGGAGCAATTATGTGTGGCTTATGACTGATTGGTTTTCTACTACTTTAGATTCTTTTTACCCGAAAAACAGATCTGTTCTAAGCACTCTTGAAGGTGTAGTCAGTCTTCGTCCCTATATTCCACAAAGTGCCCAGAAAAGAGCTTTTTTGGCTCGCTGGAGAAAGTTGCTGCAGAATGAGCTGGTTCACTCAGGATTGACTGCATATGGTCTTTATGCTTATGATACCGTGTGGGTAGTAGCACGTTCAATTGATAACCTACTTCAACAGGGAGGGAACATAAGCTTTTCTCTCAGCAATATGTTAAATGGTACAACAAGTGATAAATTACAGCTTGGGAAACTTAAAGAATTTGATGGTGGAGGACTTCTAATGAATATCTTATCACTAACAAACTTCACTGGCTTGACAGGAAAGATTCATTTCAGTCAAGATAGAAATCTTATTGGTAGTGGTTATGAAGTCATTAACATTGTCAAACAGGAGATTCACACAGTTGGCTACTGGTCAAATTTTTCTGGTCTCTCGGTTTTACCTCCAAAACCACTACAAAACAAAGAAACAGCTGTTACCAAGTTAAATCAGAATCTCAAGAGTGTAAGTTGGCCTGGTGGGAAGAGCGAAACACCACGTGGTTGGGTTATTGGTAATGATGAAAGACCTTTGAGAATTGGATTTCCAAGAAGAGCTAGTTTTACTGAGTTTGTGACACTGAATGCCAGCCACAATGTACAAGGTTATTGCATAGATCTCTTTTATGAAGCACGAAAGCTTGTACCTTATGATATTCCTTTCACATTTCTGCCATTTGGTTCTGGTCTTGCCAATCCAGATTATGATGCATTTGTGAATATGGTCGCAACTGAT GTCTTTGATGCAGCCGTTGGAGACATTGCTATTGTCACAAATAGGACAAGGATGGTTGATTTCACTCAGCCTTATGTGTCTACAGGCCTTGTCATAGTAGCCCCCATTGATACTTCAGAATCAAGTGCTTGGGTTTTCCTTAAACCTTTTACACTGGAAATGTGGGGTGTTACAGCTCTTTCATTTCTTATAATAGCAGTGGTCATTTGGATACTTGAGCATCGCGTCAATGAGGACTTTCGTGGTCCTCCAAAGAGACAGATAACAACAATGTTCCT GTTCAGCTTCTCAACACTATTCAAAACAAACC AAGAGAATACCGTAAGCACTCTTGGTCGAATGGTAATGGTGGTTTGGCTATTCTTACTCCTGGTGATCACATCAAGCTATACAGCAAGTTTGACATCCATCCTTACAGTGCAGCAACTTTCATCACCGATCACAGGAATTGATAGTTTGATTGCAAGCAACTCATTGATTGGATATCAAGTTGGGTCATTTGCCTATAGCTATTTGAAAGACATTCTTAACATAGCTCCATCAAGATTAAAATCTCTACGATCTCCAGAAGAATTTGAAGCTGCACTGCGGCAAGGCTCAGGAAATGGAGGAGTGATGGCAATTGTTGATGAACTTCCATACATGGAGTTGTTCCTTCAAAACCGTACTGATTTTGGGATCATTGGTCGACCATTTACTAAGAGCGGATGGGGTTTT GCTTTCAAAAAGGATTCTCCTCTGGCTAATGATATGTCAACAGCAATCCTGAAACTGGCGGAGAGTGGGAAACTTCAAGAGATACACGAAAAGTGGTTTTGCCAATTAGGTTGTCCAACAGATAGGAGAAAAGACTCGGTGCCTGACCAGCTCCAGTTGAGCAGCTTTTGGGCACTCTATCTTTTATCTGGTGCTGTCACTGTCCTTGCTCTGTTAATCTTTTTACTCAAAAGTATTCGCCAATATATAAGATACAAAAGGAATCATACGGACCTTTCTTCTCCCTCGAACACCAGATGTTCACATGTGATCTACAGTTTCTTTGACTTCATTGATGAGAAGGAAGAAGCTATCAAAAGAATTTTTGCTCAACAAGATAATGCTCAACCTCAAACAAATGGATCCTAA
- the LOC107024052 gene encoding glutamate receptor 3.7 isoform X2: MISFISNGLHVPLISYAATDPTLSSLQFPFFLRTTQSDQSQMEAVADIVYFYEWKEVIAIFLDDDYGRNGIAALNDALTNKMLKISYKLPLPINYDITDIMYVLNQSKSLGPRVFVVHINPDSQLRFFNAVHKLKMNGSNYVWLMTDWFSTTLDSFYPKNRSVLSTLEGVVSLRPYIPQSAQKRAFLARWRKLLQNELVHSGLTAYGLYAYDTVWVVARSIDNLLQQGGNISFSLSNMLNGTTSDKLQLGKLKEFDGGGLLMNILSLTNFTGLTGKIHFSQDRNLIGSGYEVINIVKQEIHTVGYWSNFSGLSVLPPKPLQNKETAVTKLNQNLKSVSWPGGKSETPRGWVIGNDERPLRIGFPRRASFTEFVTLNASHNVQGYCIDLFYEARKLVPYDIPFTFLPFGSGLANPDYDAFVNMVATDVFDAAVGDIAIVTNRTRMVDFTQPYVSTGLVIVAPIDTSESSAWVFLKPFTLEMWGVTALSFLIIAVVIWILEHRVNEDFRGPPKRQITTMFLFSFSTLFKTNQENTVSTLGRMVMVVWLFLLLVITSSYTASLTSILTVQQLSSPITGIDSLIASNSLIGYQVGSFAYSYLKDILNIAPSRLKSLRSPEEFEAALRQGSGNGGVMAIVDELPYMELFLQNRTDFGIIGRPFTKSGWGFAFKKDSPLANDMSTAILKLAESGKLQEIHEKWFCQLGCPTDRRKDSVPDQLQLSSFWALYLLSGAVTVLALLIFLLKSIRQYIRYKRNHTDLSSPSNTRCSHVIYSFFDFIDEKEEAIKRIFAQQDNAQPQTNGS; this comes from the exons ATgatttctttcatttcaaatggTCTTCATGTTCCTCTTATCTCGTATGCTGCCACTGATCCAACACTGTCTTCCCTCCAGTTTCCATTTTTCCTTCGAACAACACAGAGTGATCAATCCCAAATGGAAGCAGTTGCTGACATTGTCTACTTTTATGAATGGAAAGAAGTCATTGCTATATTTCTGGATGACGACTATGGGAGAAATGGCATAGCTGCTTTAAATGATGCACTTACTAATAAAATGTTAAAGATCTCATATAAGCTTCCGTTACCTATCAATTATGACATCACTGACATTATGTATGTGCTAAATCAATCGAAATCATTAGGACCTCGTGTTTTTGTTGTGCATATCAATCCTGACTCCCAGTTAAGATTCTTCAACGCGGTCCATAAGCTGAAAATGAATGGGAGCAATTATGTGTGGCTTATGACTGATTGGTTTTCTACTACTTTAGATTCTTTTTACCCGAAAAACAGATCTGTTCTAAGCACTCTTGAAGGTGTAGTCAGTCTTCGTCCCTATATTCCACAAAGTGCCCAGAAAAGAGCTTTTTTGGCTCGCTGGAGAAAGTTGCTGCAGAATGAGCTGGTTCACTCAGGATTGACTGCATATGGTCTTTATGCTTATGATACCGTGTGGGTAGTAGCACGTTCAATTGATAACCTACTTCAACAGGGAGGGAACATAAGCTTTTCTCTCAGCAATATGTTAAATGGTACAACAAGTGATAAATTACAGCTTGGGAAACTTAAAGAATTTGATGGTGGAGGACTTCTAATGAATATCTTATCACTAACAAACTTCACTGGCTTGACAGGAAAGATTCATTTCAGTCAAGATAGAAATCTTATTGGTAGTGGTTATGAAGTCATTAACATTGTCAAACAGGAGATTCACACAGTTGGCTACTGGTCAAATTTTTCTGGTCTCTCGGTTTTACCTCCAAAACCACTACAAAACAAAGAAACAGCTGTTACCAAGTTAAATCAGAATCTCAAGAGTGTAAGTTGGCCTGGTGGGAAGAGCGAAACACCACGTGGTTGGGTTATTGGTAATGATGAAAGACCTTTGAGAATTGGATTTCCAAGAAGAGCTAGTTTTACTGAGTTTGTGACACTGAATGCCAGCCACAATGTACAAGGTTATTGCATAGATCTCTTTTATGAAGCACGAAAGCTTGTACCTTATGATATTCCTTTCACATTTCTGCCATTTGGTTCTGGTCTTGCCAATCCAGATTATGATGCATTTGTGAATATGGTCGCAACTGAT GTCTTTGATGCAGCCGTTGGAGACATTGCTATTGTCACAAATAGGACAAGGATGGTTGATTTCACTCAGCCTTATGTGTCTACAGGCCTTGTCATAGTAGCCCCCATTGATACTTCAGAATCAAGTGCTTGGGTTTTCCTTAAACCTTTTACACTGGAAATGTGGGGTGTTACAGCTCTTTCATTTCTTATAATAGCAGTGGTCATTTGGATACTTGAGCATCGCGTCAATGAGGACTTTCGTGGTCCTCCAAAGAGACAGATAACAACAATGTTCCT GTTCAGCTTCTCAACACTATTCAAAACAAACC AAGAGAATACCGTAAGCACTCTTGGTCGAATGGTAATGGTGGTTTGGCTATTCTTACTCCTGGTGATCACATCAAGCTATACAGCAAGTTTGACATCCATCCTTACAGTGCAGCAACTTTCATCACCGATCACAGGAATTGATAGTTTGATTGCAAGCAACTCATTGATTGGATATCAAGTTGGGTCATTTGCCTATAGCTATTTGAAAGACATTCTTAACATAGCTCCATCAAGATTAAAATCTCTACGATCTCCAGAAGAATTTGAAGCTGCACTGCGGCAAGGCTCAGGAAATGGAGGAGTGATGGCAATTGTTGATGAACTTCCATACATGGAGTTGTTCCTTCAAAACCGTACTGATTTTGGGATCATTGGTCGACCATTTACTAAGAGCGGATGGGGTTTT GCTTTCAAAAAGGATTCTCCTCTGGCTAATGATATGTCAACAGCAATCCTGAAACTGGCGGAGAGTGGGAAACTTCAAGAGATACACGAAAAGTGGTTTTGCCAATTAGGTTGTCCAACAGATAGGAGAAAAGACTCGGTGCCTGACCAGCTCCAGTTGAGCAGCTTTTGGGCACTCTATCTTTTATCTGGTGCTGTCACTGTCCTTGCTCTGTTAATCTTTTTACTCAAAAGTATTCGCCAATATATAAGATACAAAAGGAATCATACGGACCTTTCTTCTCCCTCGAACACCAGATGTTCACATGTGATCTACAGTTTCTTTGACTTCATTGATGAGAAGGAAGAAGCTATCAAAAGAATTTTTGCTCAACAAGATAATGCTCAACCTCAAACAAATGGATCCTAA
- the LOC107024052 gene encoding glutamate receptor 3.7 isoform X3 produces the protein MEAVADIVYFYEWKEVIAIFLDDDYGRNGIAALNDALTNKMLKISYKLPLPINYDITDIMYVLNQSKSLGPRVFVVHINPDSQLRFFNAVHKLKMNGSNYVWLMTDWFSTTLDSFYPKNRSVLSTLEGVVSLRPYIPQSAQKRAFLARWRKLLQNELVHSGLTAYGLYAYDTVWVVARSIDNLLQQGGNISFSLSNMLNGTTSDKLQLGKLKEFDGGGLLMNILSLTNFTGLTGKIHFSQDRNLIGSGYEVINIVKQEIHTVGYWSNFSGLSVLPPKPLQNKETAVTKLNQNLKSVSWPGGKSETPRGWVIGNDERPLRIGFPRRASFTEFVTLNASHNVQGYCIDLFYEARKLVPYDIPFTFLPFGSGLANPDYDAFVNMVATDVFDAAVGDIAIVTNRTRMVDFTQPYVSTGLVIVAPIDTSESSAWVFLKPFTLEMWGVTALSFLIIAVVIWILEHRVNEDFRGPPKRQITTMFLFSFSTLFKTNQENTVSTLGRMVMVVWLFLLLVITSSYTASLTSILTVQQLSSPITGIDSLIASNSLIGYQVGSFAYSYLKDILNIAPSRLKSLRSPEEFEAALRQGSGNGGVMAIVDELPYMELFLQNRTDFGIIGRPFTKSGWGFAFKKDSPLANDMSTAILKLAESGKLQEIHEKWFCQLGCPTDRRKDSVPDQLQLSSFWALYLLSGAVTVLALLIFLLKSIRQYIRYKRNHTDLSSPSNTRCSHVIYSFFDFIDEKEEAIKRIFAQQDNAQPQTNGS, from the exons ATGGAAGCAGTTGCTGACATTGTCTACTTTTATGAATGGAAAGAAGTCATTGCTATATTTCTGGATGACGACTATGGGAGAAATGGCATAGCTGCTTTAAATGATGCACTTACTAATAAAATGTTAAAGATCTCATATAAGCTTCCGTTACCTATCAATTATGACATCACTGACATTATGTATGTGCTAAATCAATCGAAATCATTAGGACCTCGTGTTTTTGTTGTGCATATCAATCCTGACTCCCAGTTAAGATTCTTCAACGCGGTCCATAAGCTGAAAATGAATGGGAGCAATTATGTGTGGCTTATGACTGATTGGTTTTCTACTACTTTAGATTCTTTTTACCCGAAAAACAGATCTGTTCTAAGCACTCTTGAAGGTGTAGTCAGTCTTCGTCCCTATATTCCACAAAGTGCCCAGAAAAGAGCTTTTTTGGCTCGCTGGAGAAAGTTGCTGCAGAATGAGCTGGTTCACTCAGGATTGACTGCATATGGTCTTTATGCTTATGATACCGTGTGGGTAGTAGCACGTTCAATTGATAACCTACTTCAACAGGGAGGGAACATAAGCTTTTCTCTCAGCAATATGTTAAATGGTACAACAAGTGATAAATTACAGCTTGGGAAACTTAAAGAATTTGATGGTGGAGGACTTCTAATGAATATCTTATCACTAACAAACTTCACTGGCTTGACAGGAAAGATTCATTTCAGTCAAGATAGAAATCTTATTGGTAGTGGTTATGAAGTCATTAACATTGTCAAACAGGAGATTCACACAGTTGGCTACTGGTCAAATTTTTCTGGTCTCTCGGTTTTACCTCCAAAACCACTACAAAACAAAGAAACAGCTGTTACCAAGTTAAATCAGAATCTCAAGAGTGTAAGTTGGCCTGGTGGGAAGAGCGAAACACCACGTGGTTGGGTTATTGGTAATGATGAAAGACCTTTGAGAATTGGATTTCCAAGAAGAGCTAGTTTTACTGAGTTTGTGACACTGAATGCCAGCCACAATGTACAAGGTTATTGCATAGATCTCTTTTATGAAGCACGAAAGCTTGTACCTTATGATATTCCTTTCACATTTCTGCCATTTGGTTCTGGTCTTGCCAATCCAGATTATGATGCATTTGTGAATATGGTCGCAACTGAT GTCTTTGATGCAGCCGTTGGAGACATTGCTATTGTCACAAATAGGACAAGGATGGTTGATTTCACTCAGCCTTATGTGTCTACAGGCCTTGTCATAGTAGCCCCCATTGATACTTCAGAATCAAGTGCTTGGGTTTTCCTTAAACCTTTTACACTGGAAATGTGGGGTGTTACAGCTCTTTCATTTCTTATAATAGCAGTGGTCATTTGGATACTTGAGCATCGCGTCAATGAGGACTTTCGTGGTCCTCCAAAGAGACAGATAACAACAATGTTCCT GTTCAGCTTCTCAACACTATTCAAAACAAACC AAGAGAATACCGTAAGCACTCTTGGTCGAATGGTAATGGTGGTTTGGCTATTCTTACTCCTGGTGATCACATCAAGCTATACAGCAAGTTTGACATCCATCCTTACAGTGCAGCAACTTTCATCACCGATCACAGGAATTGATAGTTTGATTGCAAGCAACTCATTGATTGGATATCAAGTTGGGTCATTTGCCTATAGCTATTTGAAAGACATTCTTAACATAGCTCCATCAAGATTAAAATCTCTACGATCTCCAGAAGAATTTGAAGCTGCACTGCGGCAAGGCTCAGGAAATGGAGGAGTGATGGCAATTGTTGATGAACTTCCATACATGGAGTTGTTCCTTCAAAACCGTACTGATTTTGGGATCATTGGTCGACCATTTACTAAGAGCGGATGGGGTTTT GCTTTCAAAAAGGATTCTCCTCTGGCTAATGATATGTCAACAGCAATCCTGAAACTGGCGGAGAGTGGGAAACTTCAAGAGATACACGAAAAGTGGTTTTGCCAATTAGGTTGTCCAACAGATAGGAGAAAAGACTCGGTGCCTGACCAGCTCCAGTTGAGCAGCTTTTGGGCACTCTATCTTTTATCTGGTGCTGTCACTGTCCTTGCTCTGTTAATCTTTTTACTCAAAAGTATTCGCCAATATATAAGATACAAAAGGAATCATACGGACCTTTCTTCTCCCTCGAACACCAGATGTTCACATGTGATCTACAGTTTCTTTGACTTCATTGATGAGAAGGAAGAAGCTATCAAAAGAATTTTTGCTCAACAAGATAATGCTCAACCTCAAACAAATGGATCCTAA